In the Purpureocillium takamizusanense chromosome 5, complete sequence genome, one interval contains:
- the SEC61 gene encoding translocon subunit (TransMembrane:10 (i35-55o75-99i120-139o145-167i174-195o244-265i285-311o361-380i416-434o440-458i)~COG:U~EggNog:ENOG503NWHW~BUSCO:EOG092620E4): protein MSSLRFLDLVKPFVPFLPEVQQPETKIPFNQKMMWTALTLLIFLVMSQMPLYGIVSSDNSDPLYWLRMVIASNRGTLMELGITPIISSGMVFQLLAGTHMIDVNLDLKSDRELYQTAQKLFAFILSAGTATVYVFTGLYGPPSDLGAGIVFLLILQLVVAGMIVILLDELLQKGYGLGSGISLFIATNICESIMWKAFSPTTINTGRGPEFEGAVIALFHLLMTWPNKQRALQEAFYRQNLPNIMNLLATILVFVAVIYLQGFRVEIPVKSSRQRGARGSYPVRLFYTSNMPIMLQSALSSNVFLISQMLYSRFSENLLVRLFGVWEAKDGSSQLHAASGLVYYMSPPLNFKDALLDPIHTAAYIVYMLGACALFSKTWIEVSGSSPRDVAKQLKDQGLVMAGHRDQSMYKELKRIIPTAAAFGGACIGALSVASDLMGALGSGTGTLLAVTIIYGYFEIAAKEGDLSGMKGMIMG from the exons ATGAGTTCCC TCCGATTCCTTGACCTTGTCAAGCCGTTCGTGCCGTTCCTCCCCGAGGTTCAGCAGCCGGAGACAAAGATTCCCTTCAACCAGAAGATGATGTGGACCGCCCTCACGctcctcatcttcctcgtcatgAGCCAGATGCCCCTCTACGGCATCGTCTCCTCCGACAACTCGGATCCGCTGTACTGGCTGCGTATGGTGATAGCCAGTAACCGCGGTACGCTCATGGAGCTGGGTATCACCCCCATCATCTCCTCGGGCATGGTCTTCCAGCTCCTGGCCGGCACCCACATGATCGACGTCAACCTCGACCTCAAGTCGGACCGCGAGCTCTACCAGACCGCCCAGAAGCTCTTCGCCTTCATCCTGtccgccggcaccgccacTGTCTACGTCTTCACCGGCCTCTACGGCCCGCCCTccgacctcggcgccggcatcgtcttcctcctgATCCTCCAGCTCGTGGTCGCCGGCATGATCGTcatcctgctcgacgagcttctgcAGAAGGGCtacggcctcggcagcggaATCTCGCTGTTCATCGCCACCAACATCTGCGAGTCCATCATGTGGAAGGCCTTTTCCCCGACCACCATCAACACCGGCCGTGGCCCCGAGTTCGAGGGtgccgtcatcgccctctTCCATCTGCTCATGACGTGGCCCAACAAGCAGCGTGCCCTTCAGGAGGCTTTCTACAGGCAGAACCTGCCCAACATCATGAACCTGCTGGCCACCATCCTggtcttcgtcgccgtcatctACCTCCAGGGCTTCCGCGTCGAGATCCCCGTCAAGTCGtcccgccagcgcggcgcccgcggctcGTACCCTGTCCGCCTGTTCTACACCTCCAACATGCCCATCATGCTGCAGTCTGCGCTGTCCTCCAACGTCTTCCTCATCAGCCAGATGCTGTACTCGCGCTTCTCCGAGaacctcctcgtccgcctcttCGGTGTTTGGGAGGCCAAGGATGGCTCCTCGCAGCTgcacgccgcctccggccTCGTCTACTACATGTCGCCCCCGCTCAACTTCAAGGACGCCCTTCTCGATCCCATCCACACTGCCGCCTACATCGTCTACATGCTCGGCGCCTGCGCTCTCTTCTCCAAGACGTGGATTGAGGTCTCCGGCTCCAGCCCtcgcgacgtcgccaagcagctcaaggaccaGGGCCTCGTCATGGCTGGCCACCGTGACCAGAGCATGTACAAGGAGCTCAAGCGCATCAtccccacggccgccgcctttggtGGTGCCTGCATTGGCGCGctctccgtcgccagcgACCTGATGGGCGCTCTTGGCTCCGGCACCGGTACCCTCCTTGCCGTCAC AATCATCTACGGCTATTTCGAAatcgccgccaaggagggAGATCTGTCCGGCATGAAGGGCATGATCATGGGGTAA
- the tit1 gene encoding tRNA dimethylallyltransferase (COG:J~EggNog:ENOG503NUX5~BUSCO:EOG09262C5Z) has product MLRCLGPRLLRRNVATMSARKPAKPLLVVLGSTGTGKSDLAVELAMRFNGEVINADAMQLYRGLPIITNKITPQEQHGVPHHLLGHIGLDEAPWDVEDFRREATRVMGEIRGRGNLPILVGGTQYYVDPLLFTDIILDQVQQAGPDTSFPILEEPTEVLLEELRKCDPVMAERWHPNDRRKIQRSLEIFLHTGKPASQLYDEQRERRAAAAQETGGDAQPWEKLLFWVDADKEVLRERLDGRVDKMLDAGLLAEVRELYDFKLDQAASGTELDMTKGIWQSIGYKQFEPYLAALDGGEDVPADDLAALKARAVEDMKTATRRYANYQTRWIRLKQIRRLREEGPEALRSLYLVDSTDAAQFHERVVGPAADVTARFLAGEPCPDPTTLSERACEVLTVAAEPPPPETPARHTCDLCQTVLVTEQAWQRHVKGTAHRRALKKKKKLALVPLERTRGDDSGGATPPSSPDIGSLF; this is encoded by the exons ATGCTTCGCTGCCTCGGaccgcgcctcctccgccgcaaTGTTGCAACAATGTCCGCCCGCAAACCCGCGAAACCGCTGCTGGTCGTCCTGGGGTCgaccggcaccggcaagtCTGAT CTAGCCGTGGAGTTGGCCATGCGCTTCAATGGCGAGGTCATCAACGCCGACGCTATGCAGCTCTACCGCGGcctgcccatcatcaccaacaagATTACGCCTCAGGAGCAGCACGGCGTCCCGCACCACCTCCTCGGGCACATTGGTCTTGACGAGGCGCCATGGGACGTCGAGGATTTTAGGCGCGAGGCTACGCGCGTCATGGGCGAGATTCGTGGTCGCGGTAACTTGcccatcctcgtcggtggCACGCAGTACTACGTCGACCCCCTGCTCTTCACCGACATCATCCTCGATCAGGTGCAGCAGGCTGGCCCGGACACGTCGTTCCCCATACTCGAGGAGCCAACTGAggtgctgctcgaggagctgcgcaagtGCGACCCCGTCATGGCGGAGCGGTGGCACCCCAATGACCGCCGCAAAATCCAGCGCTCGCTCGAGATCTTCCTGCACACGGGCAAGCCAGCGTCACAACTCTACGACGAGCAGCGTGAGCGCAGAGCCGCTGCGGCTCAGgagaccggcggcgacgcccaacCCTGGGAGAAGCTTCTCTTCTGGGTCGACGCGGATAAGGAGGTCCTGCGCGAGCGGCTGGACGGGCGCGTGGACAAGATGCTTGACGCGGGCCTCCTTGCCGAGGTGCGTGAGCTGTACGACTTTAAGCTCGACCAGGCGGCCAGTGGTACGGAGCTGGATATGACCAAGGGCATCTGGCAGTCCATAGGCTACAAGCAGTTTGAGCCGTACCTGGCCgctctcgacggcggcgaagatgTTCCCGCCGATGATCTGGCGGCCCTCAAGGCCAGAGCTGTCGAGGAcatgaagacggcgacgcgccgctACGCCAACTACCAAACACGCTGGATCCGACTCAAGCAGATCCGCCGGCTGCGCGAGGAAGGCCCCGAGGCTCTGCGCAGCCTCTACCTTGTCGACagcaccgacgccgcgcagtTTCACGAGCGCGTTGTCGGCCCCGCAGCGGACGTGACGGCGCGgttcctcgccggcgagccgTGTCCAGACCCGACGACTCTGTCGGAGCGCGCGTGCGAGGTGCTCaccgtggcggccgagcccccgccgccggagacgcccgcgcgccacACTTGCGACTTGTGCCAGACCGTGCTTGTCACGGAGCAGGCCTGGCAGCGGCACGTCAAGGGCACGGCGCACCGTCGGgcgctgaagaagaagaagaagctggcgctggtgccgctcGAG